The following proteins are encoded in a genomic region of Brachypodium distachyon strain Bd21 chromosome 1, Brachypodium_distachyon_v3.0, whole genome shotgun sequence:
- the LOC100845253 gene encoding probable receptor-like protein kinase At2g21480 yields MRRGAVPLALALATLAMLAVSVSGQGRPVIDTSGGMTEALPSKFTPKDAFFIDCGGTNPVTVEGKAFKTDAQANQLLAAQDAIRASVDKADSVSSPVYLTARIFKEEAVYNFPLAVPGWHFIRLYFFPLKNPDSDLAAATFSVTTDTNVLLHSFTADPKPTMKEYLINATENHLEIKFTPLKGSAAFINGIEVVNGPDELITDTALAVLPFAEMSGLSEAAYQVIYRLNVGGPGISPGNDTLGRQWDNDEKYVQSKEMVKDVSVPTNTIKYPDTFPVSKLVAPMLVFASAAKMADMDSTVSNANFNVTWKLDVDPSFDYFVRLFFADIISKSANDLYFNVYIDGRKAISGLDLSGITGDLAVPYYKDFVVNSSITADGHLSIQIGPLGQDTGRIDALLNGAEVFKMSNSVGSLDGEFGVDGRKADDGSGGRKVVAVVGFAMMFGAFAGLGAMVVKWHKRPQDWQRRNSFSSWLLPIHTGQSFSNGKGSKSGYTFSSTGGLGRFFSFAEMQEATKNFDESAIIGVGGFGNVYVGEIDDGTKVAIKRGNPQSEQGINEFNTEIQMLSKLRHRHLVSLIGYCDENAEMILVYEYMHYGPFRDHIYGGDGNLPALSWKQRLEICIGAARGLHYLHTGTAQGIIHRDVKTTNILLDENFVAKVADFGLSKDGPGMDQLHVSTAVKGSFGYLDPEYFRCQQLTDKSDVYSFGVVLLETLCARAPIDPQLPREQVSLAEWGLQWKRKGLIEKIMDPKLAGKVNEESLNKFAETAEKCLAEFGSDRISMGDVLWNLEYALQMQEQNPPEGAAAGEGGDGDSLDAGISSSSIATTSSSSSGINTVPDASTTSAGELFAQLADMKGR; encoded by the coding sequence ATGCGCCGCGGGGCGGTCccgctggcgctggcgctAGCCACGCTAGCGATGCTGGCCGTGTCTGTATCGGGGCAAGGGAGGCCGGTGATCGACACTAGCGGCGGGATGACAGAGGCGTTGCCGTCCAAGTTCACACCCAAGGACGCCTTCTTCATCGACTGCGGAGGCACGAATCCCGTCACCGTCGAGGGCAAGGCGTTCAAGACTGATGCGCAGGCTAACCAGCTCCTCGCTGCCCAGGACGCCATAAGGGCCTCTGTCGACAAGGCCGACAGCGTGTCCTCGCCGGTCTACCTCACCGCTCGGATcttcaaggaggaggccgtgtACAACTTCCCACTCGCTGTGCCCGGATGGCACTTCATTCGTCTTTACTTCTTCCCGCTCAAGAACCCAGACTCCGACCTAGCGGCTGCAACCTTCTCTGTCACCACCGACACCAACGTCCTTCTCCACAGCTTTACGGCCGACCCCAAGCCAACCATGAAGGAGTACCTCATCAATGCCACAGAGAACCACCTTGAGATCAAGTTCACCCCACTCAAAGGATCAGCTGCGTTCATCAACGGCATCGAGGTGGTCAATGGCCCCGATGAGCTCATCACCGACACAGCCCTGGCGGTCCTACCGTTTGCTGAGATGAGCGGGCTTTCGGAGGCGGCATACCAAGTCATTTACCGGCTCAACGTTGGTGGCCCGGGCATCAGCCCTGGCAACGATACACTAGGCCGGCAATGGGATAATGATGAGAAGTATGTGCAGTCCAAGGAGATGGTCAAGGACGTGTCGGTGCCGACGAACACCATCAAGTATCCAGACACGTTCCCTGTGTCCAAGCTTGTTGCGCCGATGCTAGTGTTTGCTAGCGCCGCCAAGATGGCAGACATGGACTCCACTGTGAGCAATGCAAATTTCAACGTTACATGGAAGCTGGATGTGGACCCGTCATTCGACTATTTTGTGCGCCTCTTCTTTGCCGACATCATTAGCAAGTCTGCCAACGACCTCTACTTCAATGTGTACATCGATGGCCGCAAGGCCATCTCCGGCCTGGATTTGTCCGGGATCACCGGTGACCTAGCGGTGCCATACTACAAAGATTTCGTGGTGAACTCGTCCATCACAGCCGACGGCCATCTAAGCATCCAGATCGGACCGTTGGGTCAGGACACGGGTCGCATCGATGCACTACTCAATGGTGCTGAGGTGTTCAAGATGAGCAACTCGGTGGGCAGCCTGGACGGTGAGTTCGGCGTGGATGGCAGGAAGGCTGATGATGGCAGCGGAGGCCGCAAGGTAGTGGCGGTCGTCGGCTTCGCCATGATGTTTGGTGCCTTCGCTGGGCTAGGCGCCATGGTGGTAAAGTGGCACAAGCGGCCACAGGACTGGCAGCGTCGCAACAGCTTTTCGTCATGGCTACTTCCAATCCACACGGGCCAGTCCTTCTCCAATGGCAAAGGGTCAAAAAGTGGTTACACATTTTCCTCCACCGGGGGCCTTGGACGCTTCTTCTCCTTCGCAGAGATGCAAGAGGCGACCAAGAACTTCGACGAATCCGCCATCATCGGCGTGGGCGGGTTTGGCAATGTGTATGTTGGTGAGATCGACGACGGCACCAAAGTGGCAATAAAGCGGGGCAACCCACAGTCCGAGCAAGGGATCAATGAGTTCAACACGGAGATCCAGATGCTCTCCAAACTTCGGCACCGCCATCTCGTCTCCCTCATCGGCTACTGCGACGAGAACGCGGAGATGATACTCGTGTACGAATACATGCACTACGGGCCCTTCCGCGACCACATCTACGGTGGTGACGGAAACCTGCCCGCCCTATCATGGAAGCAACGCCTCGAGATCTGCATCGGCGCAGCACGGGGACTCCACTACCTCCACACCGGCACCGCCCAGGGCATCATCCACCGCGACGTCAAGACCACCAACATCCTCCTCGACGAGAACTTCGTGGCCAAGGTGGCCGACTTTGGGCTCTCGAAAGACGGCCCCGGCATGGACCAGCTCCACGTCAGCACCGCCGTGAAGGGAAGCTTTGGCTACCTGGACCCGGAGTACTTCCGGTGCCAGCAGCTGACGGACAAGTCggacgtgtacagcttcggcgtGGTGCTGCTCGAGACGCTATGCGCACGGGCACCCATCGACCCGCAGTTGCCACGGGAGCAAGTCAGCCTGGCGGAGTGGGGCCTGCAGTGGAAGCGCAAGGGGCTCATCGAGAAGATCATGGACCCCAAGCTGGCCGGGAAGGTCAACGAGGAGTCGCTCAACAAGTTCGCCGAGACCGCCGAGAAGTGCCTCGCGGAGTTCGGCAGCGACCGTATCTCCATGGGCGACGTGCTCTGGAACCTCGAGTACGCTCTACAAATGCAGGAGCAAAACCCGccggagggcgccgccgcgggagaAGGCGGTGACGGGGACTCGCTGGACGCCGGCATCTCGTCTTCCTCCATCGCCACCACATCGTCATCCAGCAGCGGCATCAACACCGTGCCCGacgcctccaccacctccgccggcgagctcttcGCGCAACTCGCGGACATGAAAGGAAGGTGA